A portion of the Rubripirellula tenax genome contains these proteins:
- a CDS encoding sigma-70 family RNA polymerase sigma factor: MDEKRTREEFAQCWLKAEPSISAYVFAAVAGFHDAEDVVQRIAEELARRFDEYDSERPFVGWALWIAKSRVIDFYRKQGRNQLVFSNDLLQRLSETIVEQAATRNRRREALETCLDGLPEKSRRLLNMRYVDDLSAADIAKSVGSTSGSVRVLLTRARSALADCVQRRLVTEGA; the protein is encoded by the coding sequence ATGGATGAAAAACGAACACGAGAGGAATTTGCACAGTGCTGGCTGAAGGCCGAGCCCTCGATCTCGGCGTACGTTTTTGCCGCTGTTGCCGGATTTCACGATGCGGAAGATGTTGTCCAGCGGATTGCGGAGGAACTTGCACGTCGGTTCGACGAGTATGACTCCGAACGTCCCTTCGTTGGATGGGCTCTGTGGATCGCCAAGTCGCGGGTGATCGATTTCTATCGCAAGCAGGGCCGAAATCAGTTGGTATTTTCGAACGATTTGTTGCAACGCCTGAGTGAGACGATTGTCGAGCAAGCCGCTACCCGAAATCGACGTCGGGAAGCGTTGGAAACCTGCCTGGATGGGTTGCCTGAGAAGTCACGCAGGCTGCTTAATATGCGGTATGTCGATGATCTTTCCGCCGCGGACATTGCGAAGTCGGTCGGTTCGACTTCTGGGTCCGTTCGTGTGCTCTTAACTCGTGCTCGTTCGGCGCTTGCCGATTGTGTTCAGCGGCGACTTGTTACGGAGGGCGCGTGA
- a CDS encoding sugar kinase, whose translation MKNTLSIKPSDQCHFDLVSLGEVMIRLDPGATRIRTARQFQVWEGGGEYNVARGLRRCFGMRTALVSAFADNEIGRLAEDLILQGGVDMSFVKWMPYDGLGRTIRNGLNFTERGYGIRGAVGCPDRGLTAASQLKPGDIDWDHLFGKLGVRWFHTGGIYAALSDTTPEVVIEAVQFAKKHGTIVSYDLNYRPSLWNGIGGHAKAQQVNREIAKSVDVMIGNEEDFTACLGLEVEGVGENLSNIDVDKFKQMIDRAVTEFPNFLVTGTTLRKVHSATINDWSAIVWSDGIFYQSQAFEKLEIFDRVGGGDSFASGLIYGFLTTGDPSQAVNYGAAHGALAMTTPGDTTMANLSEVEKVMSGAGARVVR comes from the coding sequence ATGAAGAATACCTTATCCATCAAACCGTCTGATCAATGCCATTTCGATCTTGTCTCGCTTGGCGAGGTGATGATTCGGCTCGACCCAGGCGCAACTCGCATCCGCACCGCACGTCAATTTCAAGTTTGGGAAGGCGGCGGAGAATACAACGTGGCTCGAGGATTGCGACGATGCTTTGGGATGCGCACCGCTCTGGTCAGCGCCTTTGCCGACAACGAAATCGGGCGCTTGGCCGAGGACTTGATTCTGCAAGGCGGTGTCGACATGAGCTTCGTTAAGTGGATGCCGTACGATGGCTTGGGACGGACCATCCGCAACGGACTGAACTTTACCGAACGTGGCTACGGTATTCGCGGAGCCGTTGGATGTCCCGATCGTGGACTTACCGCGGCCAGTCAACTGAAGCCGGGCGACATCGATTGGGATCACCTATTTGGCAAACTTGGAGTGCGTTGGTTTCACACCGGCGGGATCTACGCCGCCCTCAGCGATACGACACCGGAGGTCGTCATCGAAGCGGTTCAATTTGCCAAGAAACATGGCACGATTGTCAGCTATGACTTGAATTACCGACCATCGCTTTGGAATGGAATCGGAGGGCACGCCAAAGCGCAACAAGTCAATCGTGAAATCGCCAAATCGGTCGATGTGATGATCGGCAACGAAGAGGACTTTACGGCTTGCCTCGGCTTGGAGGTGGAAGGAGTCGGTGAAAACCTCAGCAACATTGATGTTGACAAATTCAAGCAAATGATCGATCGAGCCGTTACCGAATTTCCAAACTTCCTCGTCACCGGCACAACTCTCCGCAAGGTGCATTCGGCAACCATCAACGACTGGAGCGCGATCGTGTGGAGTGACGGAATCTTCTATCAGTCGCAAGCGTTCGAGAAGCTCGAAATCTTTGACCGGGTTGGCGGCGGCGACAGCTTCGCCAGCGGCTTGATCTATGGATTCCTTACCACCGGAGATCCATCGCAAGCGGTCAACTACGGCGCTGCGCATGGTGCCCTCGCAATGACGACTCCCGGTGACACGACGATGGCCAACCTCAGTGAAGTTGAAAAGGTGATGTCAGGCGCAGGGGCGAGAGTTGTTCGCTGA
- a CDS encoding glycosyl hydrolase has translation MHIDQELAPQDLLPAIQRFWALSAKKISSLNQDYDATLGSPVFTVKGRYTTRGWTEWTQGFQFGSEILQFDASGDESFLEMGKKHTVEKMAAHVTHFGVHDHGFNNVSTYGNLLRLMNEGRITEDPWERNFYEMALKASGVVQARRWTNLPGGGYIYTFNGPHSLFADTIRSLRSLAVAHQLGHSMMTESDVEISLLDRLIQHAKTTAEYAVYYGDGRDAYDLWGRTAHESIFNVNDGKYRCPNSQQGFSPFTTWTRGLAWVMVGAAEQLEFLSIVDEAELVPHGGRLAVEGCLLKMAKASCDFYIENSAADGIPYWDTGAPNLHRLGSNYLDRPADPLNDWEPVDSSAAAIGAQGLIRLGRYLQDSDAADSKRYTQAGLTVLRTLLDEPYLSTNEDHQGLALHSIYHRPNDWDHIPSGQRIPSGESSMWGDYHAREVVLLVDRLANDQPYLKFYI, from the coding sequence TTGCATATTGACCAAGAACTAGCCCCGCAAGATCTGCTTCCTGCCATTCAACGGTTCTGGGCGCTTTCCGCGAAGAAGATTTCTAGTCTGAATCAGGACTATGATGCGACGCTCGGATCACCCGTGTTCACGGTGAAGGGACGGTACACCACACGTGGCTGGACCGAGTGGACGCAAGGGTTTCAATTCGGATCCGAGATTCTTCAGTTCGATGCGTCCGGTGACGAGTCGTTTCTCGAGATGGGAAAGAAACACACCGTCGAAAAGATGGCCGCTCATGTGACCCACTTTGGTGTCCATGATCATGGTTTCAACAACGTCAGCACCTATGGCAATTTGCTTCGTTTGATGAATGAGGGTCGTATCACCGAAGATCCCTGGGAACGCAATTTTTACGAAATGGCACTGAAGGCTTCCGGCGTCGTCCAGGCACGTCGTTGGACCAATCTTCCGGGAGGCGGATATATCTATACTTTCAATGGACCACACTCGTTGTTTGCCGACACAATCCGTTCGCTTCGATCCTTGGCCGTTGCACACCAACTGGGCCATTCCATGATGACGGAGAGCGACGTCGAGATCAGTCTCTTGGATCGGCTGATCCAGCATGCCAAGACGACGGCTGAGTATGCGGTGTACTACGGTGACGGTCGAGACGCTTACGACCTGTGGGGACGTACAGCGCATGAAAGCATCTTCAATGTGAACGACGGGAAGTACCGATGTCCCAATTCACAGCAAGGCTTTTCACCATTTACCACTTGGACACGAGGACTGGCATGGGTCATGGTCGGGGCGGCAGAGCAGCTCGAGTTTCTGAGTATCGTTGACGAAGCTGAACTGGTCCCGCATGGAGGTCGTCTCGCGGTGGAGGGATGCTTGCTGAAAATGGCCAAAGCGTCTTGCGATTTCTATATCGAGAACAGCGCCGCCGATGGGATTCCCTATTGGGACACCGGAGCACCGAATCTTCATCGACTTGGAAGCAACTATCTCGATCGCCCGGCTGATCCGTTGAATGATTGGGAACCCGTTGATTCCTCGGCAGCGGCGATCGGTGCGCAAGGACTGATTCGCCTTGGACGCTATCTCCAGGACAGCGATGCAGCTGATAGTAAACGCTACACGCAAGCTGGACTGACCGTGCTGAGAACGCTGCTTGACGAGCCCTATCTGAGCACGAATGAGGATCATCAAGGCTTAGCGCTGCACTCCATTTATCATCGCCCCAATGATTGGGACCACATTCCCAGCGGGCAGCGAATCCCCAGCGGAGAATCAAGCATGTGGGGCGACTATCACGCGAGGGAAGTTGTTTTGCTTGTTGACCGGCTTGCAAATGACCAACCTTACCTGAAGTTTTACATCTGA
- a CDS encoding sugar phosphate isomerase/epimerase family protein, with translation MSNFRLIGREYETTHVFQSNTEQNPMQRRQFIAAGAIGAVSAVSQSSAFCMNDTGGKRIPLGLDGHSMRSMRFKKWKATQLIEFAAEQTLDAALFNGLHYFESLEASYLKGLKDLADRHEIKLYTGAGGIANNGKQFKDTWGTAEELLTTGIRVAKTLGSPVVNVRIGSIDDRFLDGGIQPRIDEAVRVLKASSSRARDAGIKFGFENHAADLRSEELVTLVEEVGTDVCGLMLDPGNGLWAMEDPMKHLETLAPYTVCNSIRDYTVWPSEDGAIFQWMAVGEGMMDVPKYVDTLASANPGMPIFVESISNSARPIPYLTREYWKAYPNLDASQIIDFLKLVRKGKPAKIDKPAEGQDEKTFDQEHERNEFLRSIAYLREHCGAGLKS, from the coding sequence GTGTCCAATTTTCGATTGATCGGGAGAGAGTACGAGACAACTCACGTATTCCAATCCAACACGGAACAGAACCCGATGCAACGTCGTCAATTCATCGCAGCAGGAGCGATTGGTGCGGTTTCCGCGGTTTCGCAATCATCTGCCTTCTGCATGAACGACACTGGAGGCAAGCGAATTCCACTCGGACTCGACGGGCATTCGATGCGATCCATGCGGTTCAAAAAGTGGAAGGCAACTCAGTTGATCGAGTTCGCCGCTGAGCAAACACTCGATGCGGCACTCTTCAACGGCCTGCACTACTTCGAGAGCCTTGAAGCGAGCTATCTGAAGGGCCTCAAGGACCTGGCCGACCGTCATGAAATCAAGCTCTACACCGGTGCTGGCGGGATTGCGAACAACGGCAAGCAATTCAAAGACACGTGGGGCACCGCCGAAGAGCTACTGACCACGGGAATTCGTGTCGCAAAAACACTCGGATCGCCTGTCGTCAACGTGAGAATCGGAAGCATCGACGACCGCTTTCTGGACGGTGGAATCCAGCCACGAATTGACGAAGCGGTTCGTGTGCTGAAGGCATCGAGTTCAAGAGCGAGAGACGCTGGCATCAAATTCGGGTTTGAAAACCACGCAGCCGATCTTCGCAGCGAAGAGCTTGTCACGTTGGTCGAAGAAGTTGGAACCGACGTTTGTGGCTTGATGCTTGATCCCGGCAACGGGTTGTGGGCGATGGAAGACCCGATGAAGCACCTGGAAACACTCGCCCCTTACACGGTGTGCAACAGCATTCGCGACTACACCGTGTGGCCCAGCGAAGATGGAGCCATCTTTCAATGGATGGCGGTCGGTGAAGGCATGATGGACGTGCCGAAGTATGTCGACACGCTCGCCAGTGCGAATCCCGGTATGCCGATTTTCGTCGAGTCCATCTCGAATTCGGCGCGGCCGATTCCCTACCTGACCAGGGAGTATTGGAAAGCCTATCCAAACCTGGACGCATCCCAAATCATCGACTTTCTGAAGTTGGTTCGCAAAGGCAAGCCAGCCAAGATTGATAAGCCCGCCGAAGGCCAGGACGAGAAGACCTTCGATCAAGAACATGAGCGTAACGAGTTCCTAAGAAGCATCGCTTATCTGCGTGAACATTGCGGAGCAGGGTTGAAATCCTGA